From one Brachypodium distachyon strain Bd21 chromosome 4, Brachypodium_distachyon_v3.0, whole genome shotgun sequence genomic stretch:
- the LOC106866596 gene encoding 40S ribosomal protein S29, whose product MGHSNVWNSHPKNYGPGSRVCRVCGNSHGLIRKYGLMCCRQCFRSNAKDIGFIKYR is encoded by the exons atggGGCACTCCAACGTCTGGAACTCCCACCCCAAGAACTACGGGCCCGGCTCCCGCGTCTG CCGGGTCTGTGGGAACTCTCATGGGCTGATCAGGAAGTACGGGCTGATGTGCTGCAGGCAATGCTTCCGCAGCAACGCCAAGGACATTGGCTTCATCAAG TACCGCTAA
- the LOC100822662 gene encoding histone deacetylase 6 has product MSSAAGAGEPSSSSRPGKEREDGGEESNRKEEDQGTAVAEGDVDLELYGAASGWVEARTSCPHLSAMPAAGADELARVPSPDSQCSRCHHPSENWLCLICKDVLCSRFINKHMLCHYQEMGHCIALSFSDLSVWCFACDSYLDAQSILELRPVYEVAHLLKFGERPPFRTLEVLDLSSGQTGSSSLGS; this is encoded by the exons atgtcctccgccgccggagccggagagccctcgtcttcttcccgcCCT gggaaggagagagaggacgGCGGAGAGGAGAGCAACCGCAAGGAGGAGGATCAGGGGACTGCGGTGGCGGAGGGAGACGTGGATCTGGAACTCTATGGCGCCGCGTCGGGGTGGGTGGAGGCGCGGACCAGCTGCCCCCACCTCTCCGCcatgcccgccgccggcgccgacgaacTCGCTCGCGTGCCCTCGCCTGACTCACAGTGCTCTAG GTGTCATCACCCTTCTGAAAACTGGTTATGTTTGATCTGCAAAGATGTGTTGTGCAGTCGTTTTATCAACAAACATATGCTGTGCCATTATCAAGAAATGGGCCATTGTATTGCCCTGAGCTTCAG TGATCTGTCAGTCTGGTGTTTTGCCTGCGACTCCTACCTAGATGCGCAGTCCATTTTAGAACTGCGTCCAGTTTATGAAGTTGCACATCTGTTGAAATTTGGAGAAAGACCCCCTTTTCGAACACTTGAAGTACTGGATTTGAGCAGTGGACAAACTGGAAGTTCATCTTTAGGATCCTAA